A single window of Castor canadensis chromosome 3, mCasCan1.hap1v2, whole genome shotgun sequence DNA harbors:
- the St3gal1 gene encoding CMP-N-acetylneuraminate-beta-galactosamide-alpha-2,3-sialyltransferase 1: MVVMRKRIFKLLTFLVLLIFITSFFLNYSSTGVPTTWFPKQMVLHLSANLRKLIKSQPCTCAHCISQSKVSDWFDQRFNRTMQPLLTVHNAALQEDTYQWWMKLQREKKPNNLSDTIKELFRVVPGNVDPELKKKSVGCRRCAVVGNSGNLRESSYGPKIDNHDFVLRMNKAPTMGFEMDVGSKTTHHLVYPESFRELGENVSMVLVPFKITDLQWVISATTTGTISHTYVPVPPKIKVKQEKILIYHPAFIKYVFDNWLQGHGRYPSTGILSVIFSMHICDEVDLYGFGADSKGNWHHYWENNPSAGAFRKTGVHDADFESNITATLAAINKIRIFKGR; this comes from the exons ATGGTGGTCATGAGAAAGAGAATCTTTAAGTTGCTCACCTTCCTTGTGCTACTCATCTTCATCACCTCCTTCTTCCTCAACTACTCCTCCACCGGGGTGCCAACCACCTGGTTCCCCAAGCAGATGGTTCTGCATCTCTCAGCGAACCTCAGGAAGCTTATCAAGTCCCAGCCATGCACCTGTGCACACTGCATCAGCCAGAGCAAGGTCTCAGACTGGTTCGACCAGCGCTTCAACCGGACCATGCAGCCCCTGCTCACCGTCCACAATGCAGCACTACAAGAGGACACCTACCAGTGGTGGATG AAGCTGCAGCGGGAGAAGAAGCCCAACAACTTGAGTGACACCATCAAGGAGCTGTTCAGAGTGGTGCCTGGGAATGTGGACCCTGAGCTAAAGAAGAAGTCGGTGGGCTGCCGGCGCTGCGCTGTCGTGGGCAACTCAGGCAACCTGAGGGAGTCCTCGTATGGGCCTAAGATAGATAATCACGACTTCGTGCTGAG GATGAACAAGGCACCCACCATGGGGTTTGAGATGGATGTCGGGAGCAAGACCACCCACCATCTTGTATATCCCGAGAGCTTCCGGGAGCTGGGGGAGAACGTCAGCATGGTCCTGGTCCCCTTCAAGATCACTGACCTGCAGTGGGTGATCAGTGCCACCACCACAGGCACCATCTCTCA CACCTATGTCCCTGTTCCCCCGAAGATCAAAGTGAAACAGGAAAAG ATACTGATCTACCACCCGGCCTTCATCAAGTATGTCTTTGACAACTGGCTGCAGGGCCATGGGCGGTACCCGTCCACCGGCATCCTCTCTGTCATCTTCTCTATGCACATCTGTGATGAG GTGGACTTGTATGGCTTCGGGGCAGATAGCAAAGGGAACTGGCACCACTACTGGGAGAACAACCCATCGGCAGGGGCTTTCCGAAAGACAGGGGTGCACGATGCTGACTTTGAATCCAACATCACGGCCACCTTGGCGGCCATCAACAAAATCCGGATCTTCAAAGGGAGATGA